The stretch of DNA GGAGTATCTCCTAATTTGACCCAGCGAGCAGGTTTAGCATCGGCAGGGAAAGGATACATTACAGGGATTAGCAAGCTTAGTAGAGATGCAGCTAAAAATTTTTTCACGATTTTAAATAAAAAGATAGCTCCAATATTAGAACTATCTGAATTAAAAGTTAATCAGTGAAATTACTCTAATAGGCGATCGCCATTACGAACTCGCGTCGATAGTTCCAGGGCGCTTATTCCAAATTCCCTGCTTTCTTAACAGCTTGTTTCAAGTCTTCAAAGGTAATAGTACCGTCTTCAGATCGATACATCGCTAGCAGTTCCTGGGGGCTAGTACCTGTTTCTGCTGAAATGACTGCATTTAACCCAGGGCTTAAAAAAAGCTCA from Oculatellaceae cyanobacterium encodes:
- a CDS encoding EF-hand domain-containing protein, whose translation is MATEQELQSLFNTLDTDQDGKVSSNELFLSPGLNAVISAETGTSPQELLAMYRSEDGTITFEDLKQAVKKAGNLE